Below is a genomic region from Deinococcus sp. YIM 77859.
AGGATTCAGCTTCCATTGCCGTGAACAGGACCACCTTCGGGTGGTCCTTTCGTTTGTTGCCGTCAACCACTCACGCGGGTGTGTTTGCCCACTCGAGTGTTGTGCAGCAGAATCTCAAACCGCACAGGCTTGGTCTTTGGCCGGCTCGCCAGGCGTGAGGGGTCGCGTGGAAAGGCGCTCTCCACCACGAGACGCAACTGCTTGCCCACCCTGTACGGCTTGAAGTAGATCTCGTACTCGACCCGCTCCCCATTCTCGACGAGTTCAATGGTGAAGTAGTTGCCGTGCCCGGTGTGATAACACTTGCGGCCGACAAGGTCGCGGACCAGGGCCGGCAGGCGCCGAGACAGTTCGTAGCGCGTCATGTCGAACGTCCGGAAGTCCCGATTGGACACGTGGCGGTACTGCCACGCCGGGTCATCCCCGGGCTTGACACCCTCGGTGAAGCAATGGTGGCTGAAATGCACCCACACCGGATAGGTCACAGGTGGTTTGCCGTCCTTGCCGGGCTGCACGAAGTCGCACTCAAAGGGGTCCAGATGCCCCAGATCAAAGGTGGTTCCATCGTGTTCGAAAGCCCGCCAGCGCGTCACGCGCCTTACCATAGCGCGGGCTCTGCGAGAGCTGGAGAACCCACAGGCGGCTTGTGGTGAGGACGCGCTGGGGCTGCTGCTCCAGCCGAGCCTCACGTTGCGGTAGGGCTTATGTGCCTGAACACACCTGGACCACCTCGGCCGTCCTCTCCCCTTTTTATCTTGGTCGAAGCGCCATAGTCCTCTGTTGTATATATTCAGATGTGGACCTCTCCTCTCTTCTTCGGCGGACACTGGGGCGCGGGGATATCGAAGCGTTTCTGGATTTGATCGCGGATCACCTTCCAGGACAGCCCGGCAATGCCACCCGCAAGAACTACCTCTCCAGCCTGAGGGTCTATCTGCGCTGGGCGGCGGCGGAAGGTCGCCCGGTGCTGCGGGCAGGGCCAGCCGACGCACAAGCGTACCGAGCCGTGCTGCTTCAAAAGCACCCCGCGACCCCGGCAACGGTTCACAATCACCTCGCGCGAGTGCGCACGCTCTATGACGTGCTGGCAGCGCAGGGTGCCCACCCTGGGCCGAATCCCTTCCTGGGCCTCCTGCTCCCCAGCAACAAGCCCGAGGAGCACCGTGACCTCTACACCCCGGCGGAAATCAATCGCCTCCTGGCCCACGGCAACACGCAGGAGCGGGCGCTCGTGCTGTTGGGTGCCCATGCCGGGCTAACGGGGCCGCAGACCGTCAACCTGCGCTGGGAGCACCTCGACCTCACGCGGGGAGAGCTGCGGGTTGGGGGACGAAGCCTAGAGCTCAGCTCGGAGCTGGGGGACGCGCTGCACGCCTACGGGCGGGAACAGGGGCAAACGGAACTGTTCAGAACTCCAGGGCCCATGTTTAGGCTGGAAAACGACCATCAGCTGCGGGCCGTGATCTACGCCCTCTGCCGGCAGGCCAATGTTCCCTACAAGGCGTGGCGCGCCCTTCGAAACGCCGCTGGGCTGCGCCTCCTGCTGCAAACCGGGAACCCGCAGGTGGTGGCCGA
It encodes:
- a CDS encoding site-specific integrase, whose product is MDLSSLLRRTLGRGDIEAFLDLIADHLPGQPGNATRKNYLSSLRVYLRWAAAEGRPVLRAGPADAQAYRAVLLQKHPATPATVHNHLARVRTLYDVLAAQGAHPGPNPFLGLLLPSNKPEEHRDLYTPAEINRLLAHGNTQERALVLLGAHAGLTGPQTVNLRWEHLDLTRGELRVGGRSLELSSELGDALHAYGREQGQTELFRTPGPMFRLENDHQLRAVIYALCRQANVPYKAWRALRNAAGLRLLLQTGNPQVVADRLGLTTLKAVEVWQKLAADRPPQT